The DNA window TGCGCTGTTAGGCCGTGGCTGATACTCATCGAACAGGTCCAACTGAGCGACGCCTTGCGAGTAAAAGTCTTGTAGCATAACGCCGGCTTTTAGATAGCGGTAGCCGGGCTGCCATATCTTATCAAGGCATCGAATCGCAGCGGCGATGATGTCGCGCGTATCTTGCGTCGGCGTATTGAGCCTGATGCTCGCGGTGTTGCCGTAATACTTTTCATTGGCCGAGAAGGGGCTGGTTTTAACCCATGCATTGATATTCCGGCAATACTGGTGTTCTGCACGCAGTTTTTCTGCCGCGCGGGAAGCGTGCATGCAGATCGCCTGATGCATATCCTGGTATTCAGTGACGCGTTCGCCAAATGATCTGCTGCAAATGATTTGCTGTTTGGTGGGGGCAAACTCCTCAAGTGACAAACAGGGTTCACCACGCAGTTCACGCACCGTGCGTTCAACCACCACGCTGAAATGCTTGCGGATCATCGTGGTGCTTGCATCCGCCAGCTGCAGTGCGCTTTCGATCCCCATATTTTGCAATTCTTTGGTTATGCGCCGCCCGATGCCCCAGACTTCTGCTACCGGTACTTTATCCATTAGTTTTCGCTGCCGCTCCTGGTTGGAAAGGTCAACCACGCCTTGGGTCTGACTCCATTTTTTCGCCGCGTAGTTCGCCAACTTTGCCAGCGTCTTGGTCTGGGCAATACCGACGCCGACGGTGAGGCCGGTGCATCGCAAAACGCGGGCGCGAACCTGGTGCCCAAAGGTGGCCAAATCGACACAATTTTGTACCCCGGCAAGCTCCAGGAAGCTTTCGTCGATAGAGTACATTTCGGTCCGCGGTGCCATTTCTTCGAGCACGGCCATCACTCGCATCGACATATCGGCGTACAGCTCGTAGTTGCTGCTGAATGCGATACCCCCGGCACGCTCAAAATCATGCTTTATCTTGAAATAGGGCGCGCCTGTTTTCAGGCCCAGGGCCTTTGCCTCTTTGCTCTGTGCCACCACACAGCCGTCGTTGTTCGACAGAACAACAATCGGGCGACCACGCAGATCCGGACGCCACAGCGTTTCACAACTTGCATAGAAGTTGTTTACATCGGCCAGGGCGTACATTATTTCAGCCTGGTGATGGTTGAAACCACCACGCCGACAATGTCCAGTTCCGCACCATCATCCGGGAGCGGTATCGGCCTGAATGTCGGGTTCATCGGCTCAAGCTGTTTGACTGGGTGCAGGCACAGGCGCTTAACCGTGAACTCGCCTGCGATGCTGGCGATCACGATATCGCCGTGACAGGCACCAATACTGCGATCGACCACCAGCATGGATCCGTCGGTGATCCCGGCTTCGATCATGCTTTCTCCTGAAGCGATCAGAAAGTAAGTCGCCGAAGGGTGGCTAATGCAGTACTCGTTGAGGTCGATCCTCGCGTGTATATAGTCTTGCGCGGGGCTGGGAAAGCCCGCCGGGACGTTATCGGCGTAAAGCGGAATGAACTGTTTCTCTGGGGTTGGCGTGGGGAAAAAGTGTTTCATGGTGCATTTCTCTGTACTGTTTTTATATACAGTATAAGCGAGTTTTAGCCATTACAACCATAAAGAAAGTCAGGGGCGAGAGGATCCGCAGCTATCCCCTTGTTGGGCAAGATGATCCTCTCGGAAAATTTTTAGGGTGTGGCTTGCAGGGCCGAATGTAGCGGTGTTTTTACGCCTGGAAACGTTTTTTATCAGCCGGGAAAGGCGAGCTACGTGCGGGGGGCGGTGAAAGAGGCACAGCGGCAAAGCTGGCTGGAAGCGGGGCGCGAACCGGTCGCGCCCCGATGATTTACTCGGCGGAGGATTTTTCCCCTTTGCCGGCCAGCAGGCTGAGGAAGTCGTACTTCTCCTTCAGCTCTTTCTCTGCGGCCTGATACAGCGCGCTGGCGACCTCCGGTTGCTGCGAGTTCAGGCGGCGGAAGCGCTGTTCTTTCAGCAGCGTTTCGGTCAGGTTGCTGTTTGGCGGCCGGGAGTCCAGCGCCAGCGCAGCTTTGCCCTCATCGGCACGGCGTGGATCGAAGCGGTACAGCGGCCAGAAACCGGTGGCGGTCAACTGTTTCATCTGGTCGTGACTGAGCGCCAGATCGTAACCGTGCTCTTCGCAGGGGCTGTAGGCGATAATCAGTGATGGGCCCGGATAGGCCTCGGCCTCCTGAATCGCTTTCACCGTCTGGTTGAGCTGCGCACCCAGCGAGATTTGCGCCACATACACATGGCCATACATCATCATGCTGACGCCCAGATCCTTACGTGCCTTGCGCTTGCCGTGCTCACCGAACTTGGTGACTGCGCCCAGCGGGGTAGCTTTCGACTGTTGGCCACCGGTGTTGGAGTAACATTGGGTATCCAGCACCAGTACGTTGACGTTCTCGGTCAGGCTGAGGACGTGATCCAACCCACCGAACCCGATGTCGTAAGCCCAGCCGTCACCGCCAATCAACCAGATGGACTTATCTACCAGATAATCGGCGTCGGTCGCCAGTTGGCGTGCATCGTTGCCTTCAATTTTCGTCAACAGGCCGCGCAGTTCAGCAATCTGCTGGCGGCGCGGTTCAGGTGCGATATCCTCCATCTGCAGGGCATTAACCAATTGTGCCGGCAACTGCGGTGCCAGCGTGTTCAACAGGCGCAATACGCGGCTGCGGTGCTGGTCGACAGTCAGGCGGAAGCCCAGACCGAATTCGGCGTTGTCCTCAAACAGCGAGTTGGCCCAGGCCGGGCCGCGCCCTTCGGCATTGGTGGTGTAAGGCGTGGTGGGCAGGTTGCCGCCGTAAATGGATGAGCAGCCGGTGGCATTGGCAATCAGCAGCCGGTCGCCATAAAGCTGGGTCAACAGTTTGATATACGGCGTTTCGCCGCAGCCGGAACAGGCGCCGGAGTATTCGAACAGCGGCGAAATCAGCTGCGAGGTGCGAATATCGATCCGCTCGATCTGCGCCGGGTCGATCTCCGGCAGTTGCAGGAAGAAGTCGTAGTGTTCTTTTTCCACGGCCAGATGCTCCAGCCGTGGCGCCATGTTGATGGCCTTGATGTCAGGATCCTGGCGGTCTTTCGCCGGGCACACCTCAACGCACAGGTTGCAGCCGGTACAGTCTTCCGGCGCCACCTGCAGCACATATTTCTGACCGCGCATATCTCGCGCTTTTACATCCAGCGATTGCAGCGAGGCAGGGGCATTCTCCATGGCCTCCGGCTGAACCACTTTGGCGCGAATGGCGGAATGCGGGCAGGCGGCAACGCAGTGGTTGCACTGGGTGCACAGATCCGGCTGCCAGATAGGGATCGCCTCGGCGATATTACGTTTTTCCCACTGGGTGGTGCCCACTGGCCAGGTGCCGTCCGGCGGGAAGGCGGACACTGGCAGCGCATCGCCCAGCCCGGCCAGCATCGCGGCGGTGACGGTTTTGACAAAGTCAGGCGCGGCGTCGGAAACCACCGGCGGTCGCATTGGGCTGCTGTCGTTAACCGGCTGCAGCGGGATCTCAATCAGTGCATCGAGCGTAGCGGCCAGCGCCTGCCAGTTGCGTTCAACAATATCCTGGCCTTTGCTGCTGTAGCTGCGGGCAATGGCGTCGCGCAATTGCTGCAGTGCCACATCGCCCGGCAGGATCTGGGTCAGGTGGAAAAACGCCATCTGCATCACGGTATTGATACGCGCGCCAAGTCGGCATTCCCGCGCCAGTTTGGCGGCATTGATGATGTAAAATCGCGCCTGACGCTGTTGCAGCACCGCCTGCACTTCCTGCGGCAGCCGCGACCAGACTTCTTCCGCACCGTACGGGGTATTGAGCAGGAAAATGCCGCCGGGTTTCAGGCGCTCTGCCATCTGGTAGGTATCGATAAACTGCAATTGGTGACAGCCGACAAAGTCAGCGCGACTGACCAGATAGGCCGAGTTAATCGGCTGCTCACTGACGCGCAGATGCGACACCGTCAGGCCACCGGCCTTTTTCGAATCGTAGACAAAATAGCCTTGGGCATAGAGCGGCGTGCTGTTGCCGATGATTTTGATGTTGTTTTTGGTGGCGGAAACCGACCCGTCGCTACCCAGGCCGTAGAATAACGCCTCCAGTGAGGCACGCTGTGGCAGGGTTTCTTCACTGAGCGGCAGGGAAAGGCCAGTCACATCGTCAAAAATACCGACGGTAAAACGTGGGCGCGGTTTGTCCAGCGTCAGTTCTTTAAATACCGCCAACGCGCAGTCCGGCCCGAACTCTTTCGAGGACAATCCATAACGGCCACCGATCACCATCGGCATGTTGGCGCGTTCACCCCGGCTGAAGGCTTCGGCCAGCGCGGTCATCACGTCCAGATACAGCGGTTCCGCCAGCGCGCCTGGCTCCTTGGTGCGATCCAGTACGGCGATTTTCGTTGCGCTTGCCGGCAGCACGCTGAGCAGGTGTTGCGCGGAAAAGGGGCGGAACAGTCGGACTTTCAGCACGCCGACTTTTTCGCCGCGAGTCAGCAGGGCGTCGATCGCTTCTTCACAGGTACCGATAGCGGACCCCATCAGGATCACGACGCGTTCGGCCTGTGGATGACCGTAATATTCAAAAGGCTGATAGGCCCGGCCGGTGATCTGGGCAAACTTGTCCATCGCATCAATCACGTGCTGACTGGCCGCGTTATACCAGGGATTGGTGGCCTCACGGGACTGGAAATAGGTATCCGGGTTGGCGGAGGTACCGCGCACCACGGGATGGTCCGGTGACAGCGCGCGGCTGCGGTGCGCATCAATCGCTTCCTGCGGCAGCATCTGGCGCAGGGCATCGTCGCTCAGCGGGACGATCTTGTTGATTTCATGCGAGGTACGGAAACCATCAAAAAAGTGAATAAACGGCAGGCGACTGTTGAGGCTCGCCGTTTGAGAAATCAACGCAAAGTCCTGCGCCTCCTGCACGTTACTGGCGCACAGCATGGCGCAGCCGGTCTGGCGTACCGCCATCACGTCGGAATGGTCGCCGAAAATCGACAGTGCGTGCGTAGCGATGGTACGTGCGGCGACGTGCAGAACAAACGGCGTCAGTTCACCGGCCAGTTTGTACAGCGTCGGGATCATCAACAGCAGGCCCTGCGACGAGGTAAATGAGGTCGACAGTGCGCCGGTTTGCAATGCACCGTGCACGGTGGCGATCGCACCGCCTTCCGACTGCATTTCCACCACTCGCGGTACGTCGCCCCAGATATTCTGACGGCCGTCGCCGGACCAGGCATCGGCCTGTTCCGCCATGGTCGAACTGGGTGTAATCGGGTAGATGGCAATCACTTCGCTGGCGCGATAGGCCACGGAAGCGACTGCGTTATTACCATCTGTAGTAATCATCGACTTTACCTTTCATTGCTCAAAAAGCCGCAAAAGTCGCCTCTTGCAGTAATTAACAAAGTCTAGCAGAGGGATATATTGGCCCTTTATCGCATTTGTGTGACGGTGGAAAAATCGACCAGAGTTACTGTAAATTGATATTTCCCGCATTAAAATCACGCCGCGAAGACGAATTGTTATGGTTGTTTAACGACAATTTATTTCCAGCGCGTCATACTGTCGAACAGGTGAACTTACGGAAGAAAAAACGATGAGCGGATTTATGTATTTAGCCATGGCGATTGTGGCGGAAGTGGTCGCCACTACCATGCTGAAAGCCTCTGAAGGCTTTACCCGCCTGTGGCCATCGCTGGTGGTGGTGGTCGGTTACGCGGTCGCTTTTTGGGGGCTGTCGATGGTGGTTAAAACCATGCCTCTGGGTATTGTCTACGCTATCTGGTCCGGTATGGGCATTGTTCTGGTGTCCATTGCGGCAGTATTTGTTTATCAGCAAAAACTGGATTTACCGGCAGTTCTCGGGATGGGGTTAATTATTGCCGGCGTACTGGTGATTAATTTACTGTCGAAAACGGCGGCGCACTAATTGTTATTTTAAGGTGAACATAGCCAGCGTGACATTCAGTGACGCTGGCTGAACGCCTCAGTAATAATAACTGAAAATAATGAATCAGTTATATTCACCCAGTAACAAAACCAACGCTGTTTTTTTACTATTGTCTGACAATTCCCAGCCCGTCTATTGCTCCCAATCTGCTCCTTCAAACCTGTTATCG is part of the Serratia quinivorans genome and encodes:
- the umuC_3 gene encoding DNA polymerase V subunit UmuC, with amino-acid sequence MYALADVNNFYASCETLWRPDLRGRPIVVLSNNDGCVVAQSKEAKALGLKTGAPYFKIKHDFERAGGIAFSSNYELYADMSMRVMAVLEEMAPRTEMYSIDESFLELAGVQNCVDLATFGHQVRARVLRCTGLTVGVGIAQTKTLAKLANYAAKKWSQTQGVVDLSNQERQRKLMDKVPVAEVWGIGRRITKELQNMGIESALQLADASTTMIRKHFSVVVERTVRELRGEPCLSLEEFAPTKQQIICSRSFGERVTEYQDMHQAICMHASRAAEKLRAEHQYCRNINAWVKTSPFSANEKYYGNTASIRLNTPTQDTRDIIAAAIRCLDKIWQPGYRYLKAGVMLQDFYSQGVAQLDLFDEYQPRPNSARLMAALDKINQSGHAGIWFAGQGNQQTWSMKREFLSPAYTTRVADLPRARVY
- the umuD_2 gene encoding DNA polymerase V subunit UmuD; the protein is MKHFFPTPTPEKQFIPLYADNVPAGFPSPAQDYIHARIDLNEYCISHPSATYFLIASGESMIEAGITDGSMLVVDRSIGACHGDIVIASIAGEFTVKRLCLHPVKQLEPMNPTFRPIPLPDDGAELDIVGVVVSTITRLK
- the porA gene encoding Pyruvate synthase subunit porA; this translates as MITTDGNNAVASVAYRASEVIAIYPITPSSTMAEQADAWSGDGRQNIWGDVPRVVEMQSEGGAIATVHGALQTGALSTSFTSSQGLLLMIPTLYKLAGELTPFVLHVAARTIATHALSIFGDHSDVMAVRQTGCAMLCASNVQEAQDFALISQTASLNSRLPFIHFFDGFRTSHEINKIVPLSDDALRQMLPQEAIDAHRSRALSPDHPVVRGTSANPDTYFQSREATNPWYNAASQHVIDAMDKFAQITGRAYQPFEYYGHPQAERVVILMGSAIGTCEEAIDALLTRGEKVGVLKVRLFRPFSAQHLLSVLPASATKIAVLDRTKEPGALAEPLYLDVMTALAEAFSRGERANMPMVIGGRYGLSSKEFGPDCALAVFKELTLDKPRPRFTVGIFDDVTGLSLPLSEETLPQRASLEALFYGLGSDGSVSATKNNIKIIGNSTPLYAQGYFVYDSKKAGGLTVSHLRVSEQPINSAYLVSRADFVGCHQLQFIDTYQMAERLKPGGIFLLNTPYGAEEVWSRLPQEVQAVLQQRQARFYIINAAKLARECRLGARINTVMQMAFFHLTQILPGDVALQQLRDAIARSYSSKGQDIVERNWQALAATLDALIEIPLQPVNDSSPMRPPVVSDAAPDFVKTVTAAMLAGLGDALPVSAFPPDGTWPVGTTQWEKRNIAEAIPIWQPDLCTQCNHCVAACPHSAIRAKVVQPEAMENAPASLQSLDVKARDMRGQKYVLQVAPEDCTGCNLCVEVCPAKDRQDPDIKAINMAPRLEHLAVEKEHYDFFLQLPEIDPAQIERIDIRTSQLISPLFEYSGACSGCGETPYIKLLTQLYGDRLLIANATGCSSIYGGNLPTTPYTTNAEGRGPAWANSLFEDNAEFGLGFRLTVDQHRSRVLRLLNTLAPQLPAQLVNALQMEDIAPEPRRQQIAELRGLLTKIEGNDARQLATDADYLVDKSIWLIGGDGWAYDIGFGGLDHVLSLTENVNVLVLDTQCYSNTGGQQSKATPLGAVTKFGEHGKRKARKDLGVSMMMYGHVYVAQISLGAQLNQTVKAIQEAEAYPGPSLIIAYSPCEEHGYDLALSHDQMKQLTATGFWPLYRFDPRRADEGKAALALDSRPPNSNLTETLLKEQRFRRLNSQQPEVASALYQAAEKELKEKYDFLSLLAGKGEKSSAE
- the emrE gene encoding Methyl viologen resistance protein C, coding for MYLAMAIVAEVVATTMLKASEGFTRLWPSLVVVVGYAVAFWGLSMVVKTMPLGIVYAIWSGMGIVLVSIAAVFVYQQKLDLPAVLGMGLIIAGVLVINLLSKTAAH